A DNA window from Hydractinia symbiolongicarpus strain clone_291-10 chromosome 6, HSymV2.1, whole genome shotgun sequence contains the following coding sequences:
- the LOC130646936 gene encoding uncharacterized protein LOC130646936: MDVDGAEQPRKKRDGKKGKKSKRRTADDDDNNNNNEENEDEIVNQSASKTDEEKSESDRKKRKKKGRSKDREKKKKEKVDSVENVAFENDSLVQEEPKQETSINLEDESARPSIEKRSSSLKEIVVESPRAQSPDVAIDIPDSPRKIIEEPEFQKDNDNTEAIGMEEQQQQQPEYAERPSSAQRTGTPERPSSAPKSSTLERPSSAQRAGTPERPSSAQRIGTPERPSSAQRTGTPDRTSSAQRTGTPTRPSSAERKVTPERPNSAHRTGTPERPSSAQRTDTPVRPSSAEIKGTPEKPSSGQRNSISERPSFAQRNSTSERPSSAQRTGTPERPSSAQRNSVSERPSSGQRTSISERPNSAQVLDTPQRPSSAQRTGTPERPSSAQRNGILERPTSAQRTGTPERPSSAQRNSVSERPSSAIRSGTPERPGSAQQKDVFERPNSAERSKSPEKEEIVYTENVKEVVVANKESSELLAIQESELEASENIERSAETDEEVRQRNLEPNSQEDATIEGQDMQPPDTESKESQVINPPEEGDLPWAMYTKMKNRNEEEVEKQKSAEDEMAEQSESDDDQKYVPPTNEDLPDLYEVMGSLDTDEIQLNLKTSPPSIMESDQQKIHQKQVLELKQGLAEEEIKVYLDEFEKQVEQEILMIGNISLEDVQDEERRLREEHISFQQQQAKVQRQRQQEILQAMERAKKYVMSKYKEKYRELRMREEHLMQRDRTYKDEIHRAFRRSESQLRKALKRRKAEVKTMYGDLIFADGQYGGSKGHRWKIDWNRAPQPIQIRLKCLRGVKDKLPGSRYVLMVSLYNRLGGNVMKWSNLKGQQWGGATLPIYHAGEFFNIELKIDQSVFTVCPSRPDIRPGMVLIFELFILRGSVTPTDKVVGWGCFPICDAEFNVVEGKYKTPMLRGDMDPGIDKFEIIEKLMAEDLENWLCNFYFEIIKLPRYMAGQKEYEVELQFTSGLLSSPDRTKSGEENIDGEKAVFGSRSDINSPALSRASYRSGSILSSHVGPLDENGNVNSEKTAIPNILTVDTGEEAGSSGSTGSRRKSSMVLDSEVQMFRAESLSANLRKRKSSVGQDTVAVTDPLLRPMTSVAASRKLVEEKGLQLSDDDDDGDSSGTDYGEHDILALKKNEGFKPVKGQPGMFYKIHNNTPSDVYAKKIYTMMPKTALLSKQKRKKKLTHLEELDTHSFPVKSPWSNKGHIQHKGTKKVQYMGRMLLSELGISQVKSREFWAMILMLLITYWMRLYCHYIGQWMALLGFLIPLNKFEFLPYTVNLNYQNTLLRTREEIALIVIGPFTNIILFLMMVVISAFIQFLFGRFSNIFSRFIIAFGIHCLLDPIWILITDSALERFRNRGGDFPIGDAFKLYWHFSRYYNNDNVTLFVSIALTVFLYTVTMFSACTILYMYFLRIHNNGRLMDVYWRLHGKHGDFFMAYDLEISNEELNFVCSKAERWRGEEGERRKTAVYDYIWEEEEMADEDWDNPTAAHGRKTGARETTTHVSIHTLHLDGLRELYRHFLKLPDGAIVEVFGEMNIPGIDEGVKQALIKRTTFQTMTGDGARKRRPSRGSSTSSVPRDEPGRKSSGSFLDVPASSSLV, encoded by the exons gtTGCTATTGATATTCCTGATTCACCACGAAAAATCATAGAAGAGCCAGAATTTCAAAAAG ATAATGACAATACTGAAGCAATCGGTATGGAAgagcaacaacagcaacaaccaGAGTATGCAGAAAGGCCAAGTTCTGCTCAAAGAACTGGAACTCCTGAAAGGCCAAGTTCTGCTCCAAAAAGCAGCACTCTTGAGAGACCAAGTTCTGCTCAGAGAGCAGGCACTCCTGAGAGACCAAGTTCTGCTCAAAGAATAGGCACTCCTGAAAGACCAAGTTCTGCTCAGAGAACAGGCACTCCCGATAGAACAAGTTCTGCTCAAAGAACTGGCACTCCTACAAGACCAAGTTCTGCTGAGAGAAAAGTCACTCCTGAGAGACCAAATTCTGCACATAGAACAGGGACTCCTGAGAGACCAAGTTCTGCTCAAAGAACTGACACTCCTGTGAGACCAAGTTCTGCTGAGATAAAAGGCACTCCTGAAAAACCAAGTTCTGGTCAAAGAAATAGTATTTCGGAAAGACCAAGTTTTGCTCAAAGAAATAGTACCTCAGAAAGACCAAGTTCTGCTCAAAGAACTGGCACTCCTGAAAGACCAAGTTCTGCTCAAAGAAATAGTGTTTCGGAAAGACCAAGTTCCGGTCAAAGAACCAGTATTTCGGAAAGGCCAAATTCTGCTCAAGTACTAGACACTCCTCAAAGACCAAGTTCTGCTCAAAGAACTGGCACTCCTGAAAGACCAAGTTCTGCGCAAAGAAATGGTATATTAGAAAGACCAACTTCTGCACAAAGAACTGGCACTCCTGAGAGACCAAGTTCTGCGCAAAGAAATAGTGTTTCGGAAAGACCAAGTTCTGCAATTAGGTCTGGCACTCCAGAGAGGCCAGGTTCAGCTCAACAGAAAGACGTATTTGAAAGACCTAATTCGGCTGAAAGATCAAAATCGCCTGAGAAAGAGGAAATCGTATATACTGAGAATGTGAAAGAAGTTGTAGTAGCAAATAAAGAGAGCAGTGAACTGTTAGCAATTCAGGAAAGTGAATTAGAGGCAAGTGAGAATATCGAGAGAAGTGCCGAGACGGATGAAGAA gtACGTCAAAGAAACTTAGAGCCTAACTCACAAGAAGATGCAACTATTGAAGGCCAAGACATGCAACCACCGGACACTG aGTCAAAAGAATCTCAAGTTATAAATCCTCCAGAGGAAGGAGACCTTCCATGGGCAATGTACACTAAGATGAAGAATCGTAATGAGGAGGAGGTTGAAAAACAAAAGAGTGCAGAAGATGAAATGGCTGAACAATCTGAATCAGACGATGACCAGAAATATG ttcCACCTACAAATGAAGATTTACCTGATTTGTATGAAGTAATGGGCTCACTGGATACGGATGAGATTCAGTTAAATTTAAAGACTTCCCCACCCTCCATCATGGAATCCGATCAACAGAAAATACATCAGAAACAAGTGCTGGAGTTAAAACAAGGCTTGGCAGAGGAAGAAATTAAAGTTTATCTAGATGAGTTTGAAAAACAAGTGGAACAAGAAATATTGATGATTGGGAATATCTCATTGGAAGATGTACAG GATGAAGAACGACGGTTGCGAGAAGAGCATATTTCGTTTCAACAACAGCAAGCGAAGGTTCAACGTCAAAGACAGCAGGAGATCTTGCAAGCTATGGAGCGTGCTAAGAAATATGTCATGAGCAAGTATAAGGAGAAATATAGAGAACTGAGAATGAGagag gAGCATTTGATGCAAAGAGATCGAACATATAAAGATGAAATCCATCGAGCTTTTCGCCGTTCTGAGAGTCAGTTAAGAAAAGCTCTGAAAAGAAGGAAAGCTGAAGTGAAG ACCATGTATGGAGATTTGATCTTTGCTGATGGGCAGTACGGAGGAAGTAAGGGCCATCGATGGAAAATCGATTGGAATCGAGCGCCCCAGCCGATACAGATACGATTAAAGTGTTTACGAGGTGTGAAAGATAAACTGCCAG GGAGTCGATATGTACTCATGGTATCGCTATACAACCGGTTAGGTGGAAACGTCATGAAATGGTCTAATTTGAAAGGACAGCAATGGGGAGGGGCCACGTTACCAATATATCATGCCGGAGAATTTTTCAACATTGAACTAAAG ATCGACCAAAGCGTGTTTACAGTGTGTCCATCACGTCCGGATATTCGTCCGGGTATGGTGCTCATCTTCGAGCTGTTCATACTTCGTGGTTCCGTTACACCAACCGATAAAGTTGTTGGGTGGGGATGTTTCCCCATCTGTGATGCGGAATTCAACGTCGTAGAGGGAAA GTACAAAACGCCTATGCTGCGTGGAGATATGGACCCAGGTATCGATAAATTTGAAATCATCGAAAAACTAATGGCTGAAGATCTTGAGAACTGGCTTTGCAATTTTTACTTCGAAATTATAAAGCTACCAAG ATACATGGCTGGACAGAAGGAGTATGAAGTTGAGTTACAATTCACATCAGGACTTTTAAGTTCTCCTGACCGCACAAAATCAGGCGAAGAAAATATCGACGGCGAAAAAGCCGTGTTTGGTTCCAGATCCGATATTAATTCGCCCGCCTTATCACGCGCGTCATATCGAAGTGGTAGTATATTAAGCTCGCATGTAGGCCCGTTGGACGAGAATGGTAACGTTAACTCAGAGAAAACAGCTATCCCCAACATATTGACCGTTGATACTGGAGAAGAAGCAGGAAGCAGTGGCAGTACTGGTAGCAGACGAAAG TCTTCAATGGTTCTTGATTCCGAGGTGCAAATGTTCCGCGCAGAATCTTTATCAGCAAATCTACGGAAACGAAAGAGCTCAGTCGGTCAGGATACTGTAGCTGTGACTGATCCGTTGCTGCGTCCAATGACTAGTGTAGCAGCTTCACGTAAACTGGTGGAAGAGAAAGGTTTGCAGTTAtcggatgatgatgatgatggggACTCGAGTGGAACAGATTATGGTGAGCATGATATTTTAGCACTGAAGAAAAACGAAGGCTTTAAACCCGTCAAAGGACAACCAGGAATGTTTTACAAG ATACATAACAACACTCCGTCTGATGTCTATGCTAAGAAAATATATACCATGATGCCCAAAACGGCTCTATTATCCAAACAAAAGCGAAAGAAGAAACTCACTCATTTAGAAGAGCTGGATACACATTCGTTTCCTGTTAA ATCTCCGTGGTCAAACAAAGGTCACATTCAACATAAAGGAACAAAGAAGGTGCAATACATGGGACGTATGTTACTATCTGAGCTTGGTATTTCACAAGTAAAAAGTCGAGAGTTTTGGGCGATGATATTGATGTTGTTAATAACCTACTGGATGCGATTGTACTGTCATTATATTGGTCAGTGGATGGCGTTGCTGGGATTTCTTATCCCTCTCAACAA GTTTGAGTTTCTACCCTACACAGTGAATTTGAATTATCAAAACACGCTACTACGCACGCGTGAAGAGATCGCTTTGATTGTGATTGGTCCGTTTACAAACATTATATTGTTCTTAATGATGGTCGTTATATCAGCTTTTATCCAGTTTTTATTCGGAAGATTCTCAAACATCTTTTCACGGTTTATTATCGCGTTTGGAATTCATTGTTTACTCGACCCGATCTGGATTCTAATTACAGATAGTGCATTAGAAAG ATTTCGTAATCGCGGTGGTGACTTTCCAATTGGAGATGCGTTCAAACTTTACTGGCATTTTAGTCGTTACTATAACAACGATAACGTCACTTTATTCGTCAGTATAGCATTGACGGTTTTCCTATACACCGTCACCATGTTTTCCGCATGCACCATTTTGTATATGTATTTTTTGCGTATCCATAACAACGGTCGATTGATGGATGTCTATTGGAG ATTACACGGAAAACATGGTGATTTTTTCATGGCGTACGATCTCGAGATATCGAATGAAGAGTTAAATTTTGTATGTTCAAAAGCTGAACGGTGGAGGGGCGAAGAAGGAGAGCGAAGAAAAACTGCTGTATATGATTATATCTGGGAGGAAGAGGAG ATGGCGGATGAAGATTGGGACAATCCGACGGCGGCACATGGTCGCAAGACAGGAGCACGTGAGACGACAACACACGTCTCCATTCACACATTGCATCTTGATGGCTTGAGAGAACTGTACAGACATTTCCTGAAGCTTCCCGATGGTGCTATTGTGGAG GTATTTGGTGAGATGAATATTCCTGGTATCGACGAAGGTGTAAAACAGGCCCTAATCAAACGTACAACTTTTCAAACGATGACGGGTGACGGAGCAAGAAAACGACGTCCGTCACGAGGTAGTTCGACATCGTCAGTCCCGCGAGACGAACCTGGAAGAAAGAGTTCGGGTTCGTTTTTAGATGTGCCAGCAAGTAGCTCACTTGTTTAA